The following DNA comes from Streptomyces sp. NBC_00273.
GCGGCGTCGGGATCTGAGGGGTCGGGACCTGAGGTGTGGGCACCTGCGGGGTCGGCACGACCGGCGTGGGCACCACGGGGGTCGGGACCACCGGCGTCGGCACCACGGGGGTGGGCACCACCGGGGTCGGGACCACCGGGCCGGGCCGCTCGGGCGTCAGTGCGTCGCGGAAGGCCTTGGAGGACTCCGGGTTCTGCTTGCACTGCCACACGCCGTGCGGGCAGTAGTCGGTGATGGTGTGGTAGAGCGGCTTGTGCTGCGCGATCCACTTCAGCATGCGCCGCACGTACTCCGGATTGTCCCCGCGCCGGAACAGCCCCCACTCCGGGTAGGAGATCGGCTTGCCGTGTGCTTTCGCGAAGTTGACCTGGTGCTGGAGTCCGTACGGCTGGGTGATCTGGTCGTCGAACGTGTGGCCGGGACCTTGGTCGTACGAGTCCATTCCGATGACGTCGACCACGTCGTCGCCGGGGTAGCACTTCGTCCAGCCGATCGCGTCCGTACCCCGGTTCGGGGCGAAGTCGAACGTGAACTCCTGCCCGGGTACGGCGCGCATCGTCTTGACGATGCGCTTCCAGTACGCCTTCCAGTTCTCCGGGTCCGGCGCGCACCGGTGGGTGTAGGTGACGCCGTTCATCTCCCAGCCGAGCACGATCACCGTGTCCGGGACGCCCAGCTCGACCAGCCGCTCGGCGAGCCGCTGGAAGTGCCGGTCGTACTGGCCCTCCGCGCCCGCCCTGATCAGCTGGGCCACCCGGTAGTCGGGCACCCGGTCCTCGTTCCGTTCCTGCATGGGCACGTTGAGGACGAACAGCCGGTCGTCGTCGGCCTGGCGCCACTCGGCCCAGTTCTCCAGGAACGAGACCCTGCCCTCGATGCCGGCCCACTTGTCGCCGGGGAGATAGGTGTGTCCGACCCGGATCTTCTTGCCGCCCAGCCAGCTCGACAGGTACGGGATCCGGGCCACCCCGGGCGGCCCGTAGTCGAGATAGGCGCCCATGGCGATGTCGGAGCCCTCGGGCCGGTCCTTCTCGGGCGTCGCGAGCGTGGCACCGGTGGCCAGCAGTCCGGCCGTGACCGTACCAATGCAGGTGCTCGCCAGTCGGCGGCGTGGTCTGGGCATGGCGTCTCCCGAGCTTTCCTGAATCGGTGTGCTGTCCAAAGACGTTAGGCATCAGATCTGACGAATGGCCTGTCCGGTGACTGCCGCGTAGGCCATTAGCAGGTGCGCACCACTCCCGCTTGGTCCGACTAGGTGAAAGACGCCGTTCCATGCCCGCGTATCTCAACCATGTGCCCGCCGTTGTGCTCAGACTCGATCGGAATCCGTTCCACCACGGAACCCTCGGCGCCGTCAGATCCCTTGGCCGCAAGGGCGTGGAGGTCCATGCCGTCGTCGAGTCCGGGGGAGGTCCCATGGGGCGTTCGCGCTATCTGCGCGCCGTGCATCCCGGGCCGGTGGGCGGGCTGGACCCCGAGGCGCCCGAGGCGCTGCTGGAGTGCCTGACCGGGGTGTCGGAGCGGATCGGCCGCCCGGCCGTGCTCATCGCCATGGACGACCTGAGCGCGATCGCCGTGTCGCGCGTCGCGCCGATGCTCCGCGAGCGCTTCCGGATTCCCCATCAGCCCGACAACCTGCCCGCCCGGGTGGCCGACAAGGCCGAGCTGTCGCGGCTCTGCGCCCGGTGGGACGTCCCGCACCCGGAGACCGTGATCCCGGCGAGCGGGGCCGAGGCGGCCGAGGCGGCCTGGCGGCTCGGCCTGCCCGTGATCGCCAAGTGGAGCCGGCCCTGGTTGCTGCCGACCGGGGCCGACGGGCTGCGCAGCACCACGCTCTTGCGCACCACCGCCGAGGCGCGCGGGCTCTACGAGCGCTCCGCCGAGGCCGGGAGCAGGCTGCTGCTCCAACGGTTCCTGCCGGCCGGTCCCGACACGGACTGGTTCTTCCACGGCGCCTTCGCGCGGGGCGGGCGTCCGCTGCTCGCGGGCTCGGGCCGCAAGGAGTTGTCCTGGCCGGTGCGGACGGGGCTGACGGCCGTGGGGCGCTGGCTGCCGGATCCGGCGGTGGAGGAAGCGGGGCTGCGGCTCGCCGAACGGCTGGGCTACCAGGGGATCCTGGACCTGGACTTCCGCCGCGACGAGGAGGGCTGCTTCCGCCTCGTGGACTTCAACCCCCGGCCGGGCGCGCAGTTCCGGCTCTTCGCGGACTCGGCCGGGCTGGACGTCGTACGGGCGATGTACCTGGACCTGACGGGTCAGCAGGTCCCGCAGCCTTCGGGCGGACCGGGGCGGGTGTTCGTCGCGGAGAACTACGCGCTGCTGGCGAGGGCCCGGGGCGGGTCGATGCCGCGCCGCCCGGCGGCGGTGGCCGTGGACCCGGCCGGGGCGGCGGGGGCGTCCGCGTCCTCGGGCCCGGGCGCTGACCAGGAGTCGGCCCCGCGGCGGGCCCCGAAGCGGCCCGTCGAGCGGGGGAGCGTCGAGACGGCCTGGTTCGCCGCGGACGATCTGCTGCCGTTCGTGGCGATGCTCGGCGCCCTGTTGGGGCGGGGGGCGGGCAAGGGGGTACGGGCGCTGCGCGGGGTTCCGGAGCAGGGCCGCCGCACGGCGCTCGCGGTCGTCCGCGCGCCCCGGCAGCGCGGCCGGAACCAGGAATCCGCCGGATCCGGCGGTTCCGCCGGCTCCACCGGATCCGCCGCGCCGGCCTCCCGGCCCGTCCCGCCGGAGGCCCCGGCCGAGCCGGACGAGCTGGTGTCCCGTTGACCGCGACCGTCGCGGCGGGCCGGGTCGGGCCGGTGACCATCGAGTTGGAGGAGCGGCGTTGACGCGGATCGACGATCTCGTGGTGATCGGTGCGGGCCCGTACGGGCTGTCGATCGCCGCCCACGCGGCGGCAGCCGGGCTGGACGTGCGGCTGCTGGGGCGGCCCATGGCCTCGTGGCGCGACCACATGCCCGACGGCATGTACCTGAAGTCGGAGCCCTGGTCGTCCAACCTGTCCGCGCCGGGCGGGCGGTACACCCTGGCCGACTACTGCGCCACCCTCGGCACGAGCGCGGAACACGGCACTCCGCTGCCGATCGGCACGTTCAGTGCGTACGGGATGTGGTTCGCCCGGCAGGCCGCGCCCGAGGTGGAGGAGGTGACCGTACTGGAGGTGACCCCGCAGGGCGACGGCTTCCGGGTGCGCACCGCCGAGGGACCGCCCCTGCTCGCCCGTGCGGTGGCCCTCGCGGTCGGGGTGATGCCCTTCGTCCGTCACCCCGAGGCGCTGGCGGACCTCCCGCCCGCGCACTACTCGCACAGCAGCGGCCACCGGGACCTGAGCCGGTTCGCGGGCCGCGAGGTCGCCGTGCTCGGGGCCGGGCAGGCTGCCCTGGAGACCGCGGCGCTGCTGGCCGAGCAGGGTGCCCTGCCCTGCCTGGTCGCCCGGCGCTCCCGGCTGAACTGGAACACCGTCCCGCAGCCCCTGGACCGGCCCCCGCTGCGGGCCCTGCGCGATCCCCACAGCGGCCTCGGCACCGGCTGGCGCAGCTGGGTGTGGTCCGAGCTGCCCTGGGCGGTGCGCCGGCTGCCCGCGCCCACCCGGGAGCGGATCGCGGCGACGGCGCTGGGTCCGGCCGGTGCCTGGTGGTTGCGGGACCGCTTCGAGCGGCGCGTTCCCGTCCTGCTCGGGCACCAGCTGCACCGGGCGGTGGCGGTGGGCGAGCGGACCCGGCTCGGGCTGACCACGCGGGCGGGGGAATCCGTGGTGCTGGACACCTCGCACGTCATCGCAGCCACCGGCTTCGTGCCGGAGCTGGCCCGCCTCGAGCTGCTCGACGCGGGGCTGCGGGCGGCGCTGGAGACCGTGGGGGAGAGCGGGGCGCCGGAGCTGAGTCCCGGGTTCGAGTCCTCCTGGCCCGGACTGTTCTTCGCGGGGCTGCTGACGGCTCCCTCATTCGGCCCTTCCATGCGATTCGTACACGGCGCGGGGTTCACGGCGGGGAGACTAGTGAGAGGAGTCCGCAAGCGCCTCGGTGCCCGGGGTCCGCGGCCGGGTTCCCCCGGTGTCGTCCGGCCGGGCCGGGCGGCTGTCCCCGGGCCGTTTCCGGGGGTACCCCCAGGGCATCCGAAGACACATCTGCGGTGAGATCCGCGGAGAGAGGGGTCCGTGATGAGCTCGGAGCGAGCGCAGGGCCGCGGCTGGGTGCGCATTCCCGCCAGCCGCGGGGAACAACCCGCCGGTCGGGCCAGGGCCGCCGGGTACGACCGCGCCCCGTACGCCGGGCCGTATGCGGGCCCGTACGCGGGACCGTATGCCGGGTCGTACGCGACGGCCTCCCACGCCGACCAGCCCACGATCTACCTCTCCCTGGTCAAGCGCTGGAGGGAGGCCGGGCGCACCCTTCCGGGGCATCCTGACGAGGAGTGGGAGCGGCTGATCTCCCAGCCGTACTGGCCCGGCCGTTAGGTGGTGTGGAACGTGGCAGCGGCGGAACGGGACGGACCCGAGCCGGCCCGGCGGCCCCCCGTGACCGTGCCCGGGGAGCGGTTCGCGCTCAACGGCATGGGCAGTCTCGAATGGGACCTGGGCGCCGGAACGGTGGTGCTCGACGAGGCTGCGATGGAGGTCTTCGACCTCGGGCCGGAGGAGTTCGACGGCACCGTGCCCGGGGTCGGGCGGCGCATCCCGTCCGCGGACGGTCTCCGGCTGACCCGGATCGTCGAAGGCGTCCTGGCGGACGGCGGGGACACGTACGGCGCGTACTTCACGGTGAAACGGCGCGACGGGCGCGACCAGTGGACGCACACCTCGGGCCGGGTGCTGCGGGACGGCGCCGGGCAGCCCGAGCGGATCGTGGGGATCGTCCGGGACGCGACCGCCGAGCTCGCCCACGCCACGCTGCTGCGCAAGCTGGAGGCGGCGCGCGCCCAGCAGACGACGATCGTGCAGCGGACCACGGAGGCCCTGTCGCGGGCGGTGACGGTCGACGACGTCACGGCCGCGCTGACCGGGGCGGGCGCGCTGGAACGACTCGGTGCGGACGGGCTGGCCCTGGGACTGGTCGAGGGCGGCACCATCAAGATCATCGCGCTGAGCGGGGAGTCCCTGGAGATCCTCAGCGAGCGCCGGTTCACCCGGCTGGACGGTTCGCTGCCGCTGTCGCACGTGGTGCTCACCCGGCAGGCACGTTTCGTCACCTCGCTCGCCGACCTCGGCGGCGAGTTCCCGCTGCTGGCGGACTACCTGAACCGCATCCGGTACGACGCCGCCGCCTACCTGCCGCTGATCGCGCAGGCCAAGGCCATCGGCGGGCTGGTCCTCTTCTACCGGCGGCGCACCGAGTTCAGCCCGGAGGAGCGCAACCTCTGCCTGGGCCTGGCGGGCATCGTGGCCCAGTCCCTCCAGCGGGCGCTCCTCTTTGACCAGGAGCGGGAGTTCGCGACCGGCCTGCAGGCCGCCATGCTGCCGCGCCGGATCCCGGAGATCAGCGGCGGGGAGATCGCGGTCCGCTACCACGCCGCCTGGAGCGGGCGGGAGGTCGGCGGGGACTGGTACGACGTGATCTCGCTGCCCCGCGACCGCGTGGGCGTCGTGGTGGGCGACGTCCAGGGCCACGACACGCACGCGGCGGCGATCATGGGCCAGCTGCGGATCGCGCTGCGGGCGTACGCGGGGGAGGGCCATCCGCCGTCCACGGTGCTGGCCCGGGCCTCGCGCTTCCTCGCCGAGTTGGACACCGAACGCTTCGCCACCTGCATGTACGCGCAGGTGGACCTGGAGACCGGCGGCGTACGGGCCGTCCGTGCGGGTCACCTCGGACCGCTGATCCGGCACACGGACGGGCGTACGGGCTGGCCCAACGTGCGCGGCGGCCTGCCGCTCGGGCTGGCCTCGCTCTTCGAGTACGAGGAGTTCCCCGAGACCCGGCTGGACCTGGTGCCCGGGGAGACCCTGGTGCTGTGCACGGACGGCCTCGTGGAGGAGCCGGGCACCACCATCACCGCCGGGATGGACGCCCTCGCCCAGGCCGTGCGCAGCGGCCCCCAGGGGGCCGCGGCCCTCGCCGACCACCTCTCCGACCGGCTCTGGGAGCGCTGGGGTTCCGGGGACGACGTCGCCCTGCTGGTGCTGCGCCGGGCCCCCGACCCGGGAACCCACCGGGCGCCGCGCATCCACCAGTACGTCCACCAGGCGGACCCGGAGGGCCTCTCGGAGGCCCGGTACGCCCTGCGCCAGGCGCTGCGCGACTGGGGCATGCCGGAGCTCGCCGACGACGTGGAGCTGGCGGCCGGGGAGCTGCTGGTCAACGCGCTGCTGCACACCGACGGCGGGGCGGTGCTGACGATGGAGGTGCTGCCGGAGCCGGTCCGGCGGATCCGGCTGTGGGTCAAGGACCGCTCCAGCGTGTGGCCGCGCCGGCGCACCCCGGGCGAGGCGGCCACCACGGGGCGCGGGCTGCTGCTGGTGGACGCGCTGGCCACGCACTGGGGCGTGGAGTCCCGGGGCGAGGGCAAGGCGGTGTGGTGCGAGTTCGACGCCGGCGGCAGGCCCCGGAGCGCGGGGTGATCGGACGATCACCCCGGGTTGTGGGATGCGGGGGTCGGGGTGATGATGCGAGCCATGGAACGGATCGTGTTGTGCGCGGGCTGACCAAGGTCGCCGTGACGGGCGCTCTGGCCGTGCTCCTGGCGGTGGCCGGGGTGCCGGCCGTCGTGGACTGGGCGACGGGTCGACCGCACGCGGACCCCGCGTGCCAGTCGGTGGCCTTCATGTCGATGACGGACGTCGCCCCGCACTGCCGGTAGCGGCGGCTACCGGCCCCGGGCGCGGGCCGCGGGCCCCCACCCTCAGTGCTTGCGGACCTCGACGTCCTGCCTGTCCTGGGCGACCGTGGCGACCGACCTCGGCATCAGGCCCGAGAGCTGGACCTCCTGGAGCTCGGCGGTGACCACGGCGCGGCCCGGGCGCACGTTCACCCAGCGGCCCGGGGCCGTGGCCACCCACCGGCGCTCCGTGCCGTCGCAGACGGGCTGCTCCGCGCCGATGCTCAGGCGGCCGCCCTCGTGCTCGACGGTCGCCTTGATCTGCATCGCCCCCGTGGGTGACGCCTGCTCGCAGTGGTACGACCCGGAAAGGGTGACGGAGCCGTCCTTGGCGACGTAGGCGTCACGCTGTACGGAAATCCCTTGATTGAAAACCGTGGCGCCGGCCGGAGCGGTGAATAGCGTGGTGGCGGCCAGTGCGGAGAAGGCCGTCAGGGCGATTCGGCGGGCGGGGATGGGCATTCTTCCTCCAGATGCAGCGGATGGCGGGATTCCACCGGAACGCATTGTGCTGGCAGGTGGGCGTACGCACCTGCTCCGCGCGCTCGTGTCGTTGTGCGCAATTACCTGCCCGGGCGCGTGAAACTGGCCGCAATACGTCCCCGAAGGGATCTCGCATGCGCCAGCCAGCCCGCCCCCTGCCCGTCCTCGCCCTCCTCCCGGTCCTGCTGTTCGGCGCCACCGCCTGCCAGGGCGCCGCGGAGCCGGACGCACGCGCGCCCGCCGCGCCGCCGGCGGTCGTGGTGGACGACGGGGTACCGGGCGCGGCGCGGGCCCCCGTACGTCCCGGCGCGAAGGACGCCCGTGTGGGTAGCACCGCGCGGCTGCACGGCAGGCAGTTCGGCCGGCACCTCCAGGTCGTGCTCAGGGCCTTCGTGGACCCGGCGATCAGCGTGGACAAGAAGTTCGCCCCGCCCGCCGGGAAGCGCTGGGTGGCCGCCTCGATGTCCTTCGTCAACGTGGGAGGGGCCTCGTACGGGGCGCTCGGACGCATGTGGGCGCACGACGGCGCGGGGCGCCGTCACCCGGTGGTGAAGACCGGCGAGCTGACGACCGGCAAACCGATCGTCTTCGATTCCCTAGAGGTCGGTGAGCGGGCCGAAGGGTGGGTGGTGTTCGAAATCCCGGAAAGCGTGCGCATTGTGCGGCTCCAGTACCAGGACGCGAACGCGCAGGCGAATTCCGGAGAGGGATTCTGGGCCGTCTAGCCCGCCCGGGTGAAGGGCCGTGAAAGGCTCGTCGAAGAGACCACTAGGGTGCGCGCATGACTTCTACTCAAGCCGAAATCGACCGGTCCCAGCTCGGCACCCTTTCGGTGCTCGCCTGGATCGGAGACCCCGAAGAGGCGCACGACATCCCGTACCTCCTCGCCTACACCCTCGGCGACGGACCGCAGGGTCGGGAGGCCGGCGAGGCGGCCGCCCGCGGGCTGCTGGAGGAGATCGGCCTGCCCATCGGCGACGTGGTCATGGACGGCACGCTCAAGGCGGCCACGTTCCCGGTGCAGATCCTGCTGGAGGGCAACCAGATCGCGCTCACCCTGCCCGGGATGAACGCGCGCTGCACCGCCCCCGACGAGTGGGTCGCCGCGGCGGACGAGAGCGGGCAGGCGTACTTCCTCTTCGCCACCCGTGCCTGGCCCGAGGCGGTCCCGGGCCAGCCGGTCGCGCCGGAGACCCTGCAGGCCTTCGCGGGCGACGAGTCCGTGCTCACCAGCAGCGCCCACTGCGTCCTCGCCGTGCGGCGCGTGCAGCGGTAGCCACAGACCGGGTGCCGCCGCCACCCGCTCCGGCCGCCGGGCCCCCAGCCTGCCCGGTGGCCGGTCCCGCTTCACCCGGGGCCGTGGTCAGGGCCGTTCGAAGGCGAACCGCAGCGAGCGGACCCGGTTGTCGAAGTTCGACCCCGCCAGGTCCGGCAGACCCACCGCCCGCAGCCCGACCGGCCGGGTCAGCAGCTCACGGAAGAGGGCCTTCATCTCCACCCGGGCCAGGTGCGCACCCAGGCAGAAGTGCGGGCCGCCGCCGCCGAACCCCAGGTGCGGATTGGGCGAGCGGGTGATGACGAAGGCGTCCGGGTCGGGGAAGAGCGCCTCGTCCCGGTTGGCGGAGGCGTAGTAGAGGACCACCTTGTCGCCCGGCCGGAACACGTGCCCGTCCATCGTGTGCTCGGCCACCACGGTCCGGCGGAACTGGATGATGGGCGTCGAGTGCCGGATCATCTCGTCCACCGCCCCGTCCGCGTACTTCTCGAAGTCCGAGAGCAGCAGGTCCCGCTGGTCCGGATGGTCGGTCAGCAGGGACAGCCCGTGGGTGATCGCGTTCCGGGTGGTTTCCACCCCGGCGACCATCAACAGGGAGAAGAAGGCGCCGAGCTGGCGGGCCCCGAGGGCCTGGCCGTCGACGTTCGCGCACACCAGCGCCGAGATCAGGTCGTCGGTGGGGTGCTTGCGCCGCTCCCGCCCGATGCCCGCCACCATCCGCTGCATCCGGGCGAGCGCGCGCAGCCCGCGCCCGGGCATCCGCAGCCGGGAGGCCAGGCCCCGCTCCACACCGATGTTCTCGGAGGCGTGGTTGACGCGGTCGGCGATCTCGGCCCGGTAGCACTCGGGGATGCCCATCATGTTGCAGATGACCTCCAGGGGCAGCCGCGAGGCCACGGCCGAGACGAACTCGTCGGGCTGGTCGGCCAGTACGTCGTCCACGATGCGGGCGGCCACGGCGTGGATGTCCGCCTCGGCGGCCGCCAGCAGGCGGGGCGTGAAGGCGCGCTGCACGATCTTGCGCAGCTGGGCGTGGTCGGGGCCGTCCAGATTGACCATCGAGTCCCCGAACAGCGCCCGCACCCAGCGGGCCGGCTCGGGGGTGGTCACGCCGGGGGCACTGGCGAAGACCTTGGGGAGGCGGCTGGCCTCCTGCACCTGGGCGTGGCGGACGAGGGCCCAGTGGCCGCGCCCGGAACCTTCGGGGACGAACACCGGGCCCTCGGCCGCCCGCAGCCGGGCGAAGGCCGCGAGTCGGTGGGCGGGGGGCTGTAGCCAGAAGCCTGGCTCGGCCAGCTCCCTGCCGGGGTCGGTGCCGTGGCGTTGTGCCGGGAGTGTCATGGCAGGGCCTCCAGTCGGTGCGCGTCGTTCTGCGCTGGAGAACGGCGGCGGGGGCGCGGGAGTGACGGTTCGAAGGGGTGCGGGTGCAGGTGCGGGCGGCTCGGAGCGTCAGACGGCGGCGCCGGTGGCCGCACCGGCCCGGGTGGACAGGGTGAGGCCGACCGCCACCGTCAGCACCCCGACGAGGCCCGCCCACAGGACGGCGTACGGACCCGACCAGGTGCAGGCGAGCGTCACGAGCGCGGACACCGGCAGGACCAGCTGCTGGGCGAGGCCGCGCTTGAAGTGGCGGGAGTGCAGCAGCCACACCATCAGCAGGAACAGTGCGGTCGGGACGGTGACGGAGGCGTTCGCAGCGACCTGGGAGATGTGCGCCTTGCCCACGGCGTGCTCGACCGCGACCTCGATGCCGGCGCCGATCGCCGCGCCCGAAAGGAAGATCAGCAGGTGCCCGTAACCCCACGGGATGGCCTCGCGGTTGGAGTTCAGGTGCTGGTGCATCGGTACGGCGAAGTAGATCCACCACGCGGCGAAGACGATCAGCAACCCGCCCGCCGCGATGGGCAGCAGCTGGTCCAGCGCCTCGTGCTCGTCGATCGCGGACTTGACCGCCACCGTGGCCGCCGCGATCGTCTCGCCGAGCACGATGATGGTGAACAGGCCGTACCGCTCCACGATGTGGTGCGCGTGCCAGGGCGTCTGGTGCCCGCGCTCGGCGATCACCGGAACCCCCAGCTCGGCAACGAGCAGGACGAGGAACAGCCAGCGCTTGAGGTCGTCCGGGACGAACAGCAGCCCGATCCAGCCCAGCTGGCAGATCACCAGCCCGGCCGCGTACTTCAGTGCCGAGGCCCGGGCCTCGCCCTGCTCCCCGGAGGCGGCCCGCAGCCACTGCGCCGTCAGGGCGACGCGCATGATGATGTAGCCGGTGACCGCGACCGCCCAGTCGTTGTCGTCGAAGGCCCGGCTCACCCCGGCCGCGTACACGAGCACACCGGCGATCTGCACGAGCGTCGCGATCCGGTACGGGACGTCGTCCACGTCGTACGCCGAGGCGAACCAGGTGAAGTTCATCCAGGCCCACCACACGCCGAAGAAGACGAAGAAGTAGCCGACCACCCCGGCACCGGGATGGCCCTCCGCCAGCGAGTGCACCAGCCGGGCGCCGGCCTGGGCGATGGCGACGACGAAGCAGAGGTCGAAGAACAGCTCCAGCGGGGTGGCGGCACGGTGGAGCTCGTCGGGGCTGCGAGCGGTCATGGGGGAGTAGGCCATACCGGCCAGGAGACCAGAGGCGGGCACCTCCGGCAGGGCGGACGCGCGGCCCGCGCGGCCCGCGTGCCCCGGCCGGATGCGAGGCGAGGTCCGCGGCTGCGGAACGGTCGCGGACGGAGGCGGGCGCCGTCACCGGACCCCCATCGGCCTCCGTGCCCCGTGCCCGGCGGTGCGCCGGTGGTCCCGCGCCCGCCCCGGAGCCGGGCCGCCCGGCCGGCTCGACCCGGGGGACGGGGCCGGGGCTGGGAACCGAGCCGGGGCGGGGGAGGGGGAGGGGGCGGCCGTACCCTGGAGGCATGAGCAGCGCCCCCGCCCCCGACCCGCAGGCCTCGCGTACCGCCCCCGAGGCCGACCAGCCGCGGCCGAAGCCCAAGCTGGTCTTCGACGACCCGCTGGACCAGCAGTCCTCGGACGACACCGACCGCGGCTGGGGCGAGCGGCCGCCCGCCGGCGGAAGCGCGGCCGACCTGGCCCGCTTCCTCGACGAGAAGCCCCCGCACCACGTCTGACCGGCCGAGACGGCCGGAGAGATCAGAAACCGTTGCGCGGGCCGGTGGGGGCCGTGCCGCCACCGCGCTGTGCGACCAGAGCGTCCCGGATCTCCTTCAGGAGCTCCAGCTCGGTGATTTCGACGACCTCCTGGACGCCTTCCTTCGCCTTGCGCCGGGCCTCCTGCTTGGCGAGGTACTTCGACATCGGCAGGACCATCAGGAAGTACACGACCGCGGCGGTGATGACGAAGGTCAGCGTCGCGTTCAGCACCGAGCCCCAGAGGATCTCCACACCCGTCGGCTGGCCGTCCGGGCCGATGGCGCAAGGAGCCTTGAGGCAGGACTTGTAGCCGTCCAGGCTCTTGGTGCCGACCGCACCCACCACCGGGCTGATGATCCCCTTGACCACCGAGTTCACGATGTTCGTGAACGCGGCGCCGATGACCACGGCCACCGCCAGGTCGACCACGTTGCCGCGCATCAGGAAGGCTTTGAAGCCTGCCAGCACGCTCTCCTTCTTCTTCTCGCTCACGACTGAGCCTCTCTTCACATCTGCTGAACACGGAGCCAACGGTTCCGAAAGCTACGGCAGTCCGGGCGCGGCGTGTCCAATCGGCCCCCACCTCGAGGTGAATTGACTGACCGCGTGTGCGAATCAGCACAACGTCACCGCCAGTCGGGTCGTGGCTCCCGCACCCACGAGATCCCGCGCGGTGTCCCGCGGAACGGACAGCACCACCAGAGCCCCACCGTCCCCAACACCCTTGTCGGGATCGGGAACTTCGGCGAC
Coding sequences within:
- a CDS encoding low temperature requirement protein A; the protein is MTARSPDELHRAATPLELFFDLCFVVAIAQAGARLVHSLAEGHPGAGVVGYFFVFFGVWWAWMNFTWFASAYDVDDVPYRIATLVQIAGVLVYAAGVSRAFDDNDWAVAVTGYIIMRVALTAQWLRAASGEQGEARASALKYAAGLVICQLGWIGLLFVPDDLKRWLFLVLLVAELGVPVIAERGHQTPWHAHHIVERYGLFTIIVLGETIAAATVAVKSAIDEHEALDQLLPIAAGGLLIVFAAWWIYFAVPMHQHLNSNREAIPWGYGHLLIFLSGAAIGAGIEVAVEHAVGKAHISQVAANASVTVPTALFLLMVWLLHSRHFKRGLAQQLVLPVSALVTLACTWSGPYAVLWAGLVGVLTVAVGLTLSTRAGAATGAAV
- the mscL gene encoding large conductance mechanosensitive channel protein MscL, translated to MSEKKKESVLAGFKAFLMRGNVVDLAVAVVIGAAFTNIVNSVVKGIISPVVGAVGTKSLDGYKSCLKAPCAIGPDGQPTGVEILWGSVLNATLTFVITAAVVYFLMVLPMSKYLAKQEARRKAKEGVQEVVEITELELLKEIRDALVAQRGGGTAPTGPRNGF